GATAGGAACTGTAGCGTTAGCTCCGGCGGCGGTTGAAGATGTGCGTTGTGCTTTGCGTTGGGTATTTTCCCAGGCTTCTAAATATCAATTTGACCCGGATAAAATTGTCGTTATTGGAGGGTCAGCCGGGGGACATTTAGCAACTTTATGCAGTATTTTACCCAATGCTGCTGGATTTGATCAATTAACGGAAACATCTGATCACAAACCTCCTAAAAACTTACCAGAATTAAAGGTTGCAGCGATTATTAATCTGTTTGGGATTATGGATGTTAACGATATTTTAGCCGGAATTAATCGCAAAGATTATGCCGTTCTTTGGTTCGGTCAACAACCCAATACTCAGGAATTAGCAGCTAAAATTTCCCCGATTAATTATGTGCGATCTGGATTACCGCCTTTGTTAACCATTCATGGAAATAAAGATGAGTTAGTTCCCTATCAACAAGCGGTTAAAATGCACCAAAAGTTAGATGACTTTGGGGTTCCTAATCAATTATTAACCTTAAAAGGCGCAGGCCATGGAGGCTTTTCTCCAGAACAAGCTTATTTACTGTATCAAACCATTCAGAATTTTTTGCAAACTTATAAACTTGGATAAGAGGATTAAATCATGATCGGAAATTCTTTGAATTTAAAAGATAAAATCCAATACGCAGCCGCAGGGGTTTTAAGTTCAGTGCTTTGGAAAGACAATATTTGCCAATATACCCTATTTTGTTTGGCAGAAGGAACCGATATTTCCGAACATACCTCTAGCCGCAATGCAACGGTTCAGGTATTAGAAGGAAAAGGGATATTAACGTTAAATGGGGAAGAAATTCAATTAGAAGCGGGAGTTTTTATCGTGATGGCGGCTAACGCGCCTCATGCGTTAAAAGCAGAGTCTAATTTAGCCTTTTTACTCACTCTATCCGCACCGGAATCTTAAACCTGGATTTGTCGGCGTTGATGTTGTTCTTGATTGAATGCTATTTCTTCCGAGGTGAGTAAATAGTATTCAATTTGCGATCGCATATCCCATTGAACTTCGGCAAAAAATAATAGGGTTCCACCCAGGATTAAACCACTAATTAAAAATTGCCAACCCATAAAATAAGGTAATACAAAAATACCCAATAAATGCAGGAATCCAGCAATTAAAAATGCACGGGAATGTAACCCGATTCCTGTTCCTAAATAACCTAACGCACACAATCCTAACCACAGGGGACAAAGATTGCTTAAAATCTCTGACCATCCCCAAAAAATCCCCAGATTCGTTAATCCTAAACCCAATACCATCAACCCCACCCACCAATAAACCATCCAAATCAATCGTTCAACTTGTACCCAATAATAACTTAACGCCATCATTCCGACGGTTCCCACGATGGTTAGAATTGACCACCAATAAGCTTGGGTAATCCAGCTAATGGGTAAAAATTGAGCAATCGCAAAGATAATCAACGAAATCCAACCCCAGAGCAAGAAAACTTGATCAATTCGGGTGTAAAAACTCGATAACAGCGTAATATTACCGAATTTCAAGTTTATTTTTAATAATCCCTTTAAGTCTTGAATATCCAAATGGTGCTGCTTGCTGCGAATAATCGGTTTTGTGGGATGAAAAAAGCTCATGTAAACTAAAGATTAATAATTTTCATAAATCTTAACAAACTCTCTGCAAAGGATCAAGACCCAATCCCAGATTCACCGGACTATACTCAAATTAGGGATTCCCCTTAAAATTACGTTACACGGATGTTAGAACTTCACTGTCATACCACCTACTCCGATGGTCAACTCACTCCGACTGAACTGGTTATCGCCGCCACCGAAGCCGGAGTTAAAGCCTTAGCTATTACAGACCACGATACTGTATCCGGTTGGGAAGAGGCTTTTCAGACGGCGGCATTTTATGATATAGAAATTGTACCGGGGGTGGAATTATCAACGGTTTACAATGAACGATCACTGCATATTTTAGGGTTTTATCCCGATAAAAATAAACTCGAAAATCCCCTCAAAGAACGTTTAAGTGGGCGTAAAAATAGAGCGAATCAAATAATAGAAAAACTAGGTAAACTCGGTTATCCGATTGAGTTAGAGCCGATGGGAGAAGGAGTGGCTGCGGCACGTCCTCATATTGCAAAGGCTATGGTAAAAGCGGGTTATGTTAAGTCTTCCCAAGAAGCTTTTGAACGGTGGTTAGGAGAGCATAAACCTGCCTTTGTTCAGTATGACAAATTTTCTAGTATTGAGGGGATTCAATTATTAAAATCCTGTGGTGCGGTTCCTATTTGGGCGCATCCTTATTTATATCACGGGGGAAAATTTGAAACGGTTTTTAAAGAATTATTAGAAGCGGGATTAATGGGGCTGGAAGTTTATCATCCTTATCATAGTTCTTCGCAAATTCAACGGTTAGAAAAACTTTGTGATGAGTATGGGATATTAAAAACTGGAGGGAGTGATTATCATGGGGTAGGAAGCTTAAATCAGTTTAATTTATCTCTGGGTTTATTAGAACCCCTTAAACAAACTGCTCATCGTTTAGCGGTTTCAGTTAATTAAACATTATTAAAAAATCGGTAATAAAATCTCAAATTCTGTCCCCACACCGAGAGTAGAAATAAAGTTGAGTTGACCCCCATGTTTTTCGCTAATAATTTGGTAGCTAATTGCTAATCCTAATCCGGTTCCTTTTCCGGCTGGTTTAGTGGTAAAAAAGGTATCAAAAATTCGAGATTGAATTTCCGGGGGAATTCCGTTTCCATTATCCCGAATCTGAATTGATAGCCATTCTGAGTTAACATCAATATTAAGAATATCTTGGTCAATTGTTTCTTTGTAAGTGGGTAAAGAATACAATAAACGATTCCCTTGAGAAAGTTGAGCTAACTGAGCCGGATAGATTTGCTCTTCAGATAGCATTTTAACTTGAGTATCAATCTCAATTCTAGGAGATATTTGACCGTTTTGTTTTCCCTCTTCTAACGCATCAATTGCATTAGAAATCAGATTCATAAACACTTGACTCAGTTGACCAGAATAGCACTTAAATAAAGGAATATCACCATAATTTTTAATCACTTCAATTCCTTGTTTTAGGCGATTTTTTAAAATCAATAAAGTTCCATCAATACAATCATGGATATTAATTTCCCGGCGATAATTATCACCGACATGAGAAAAACTATGCAAACTATTAACAAGTTGACTCAGACGTTCTGAACTGACGACAATACTTTTAATTACCTCTCCTAAGTCTTGTTGCAAAAATTCAAAGTCAATTTCGGCTTTGAGATCATCAATCAAAGCACAAGGTTTTTCTGTATTCTCTTCATAGGTTTTAATCAACTTCATTAAATCTTGATAATAATTCGATAGACAGCCAGAATTACCTAAAATACAATTCACTGGGTTTCTGATTTCATGGGAAACCCCGGCGACCATTTTTCCTAAACTGGCTAATTTTTCGGTTTGAATCAGTTGCGATTGAGCTTGCTGACGTAATAATTCAGTGGTTAATTGAT
The sequence above is drawn from the Planktothrix serta PCC 8927 genome and encodes:
- a CDS encoding alpha/beta hydrolase translates to MSNFAELGRLFFEGIEVYPQIAYRRINDVTVHLDIYKPRNLRGKNKTLVAIHGGGWISGTKEEVLPQLIPFLTQGWSIVNVEYRIGTVALAPAAVEDVRCALRWVFSQASKYQFDPDKIVVIGGSAGGHLATLCSILPNAAGFDQLTETSDHKPPKNLPELKVAAIINLFGIMDVNDILAGINRKDYAVLWFGQQPNTQELAAKISPINYVRSGLPPLLTIHGNKDELVPYQQAVKMHQKLDDFGVPNQLLTLKGAGHGGFSPEQAYLLYQTIQNFLQTYKLG
- a CDS encoding cupin domain-containing protein: MIGNSLNLKDKIQYAAAGVLSSVLWKDNICQYTLFCLAEGTDISEHTSSRNATVQVLEGKGILTLNGEEIQLEAGVFIVMAANAPHALKAESNLAFLLTLSAPES
- a CDS encoding PHP domain-containing protein, with translation MLELHCHTTYSDGQLTPTELVIAATEAGVKALAITDHDTVSGWEEAFQTAAFYDIEIVPGVELSTVYNERSLHILGFYPDKNKLENPLKERLSGRKNRANQIIEKLGKLGYPIELEPMGEGVAAARPHIAKAMVKAGYVKSSQEAFERWLGEHKPAFVQYDKFSSIEGIQLLKSCGAVPIWAHPYLYHGGKFETVFKELLEAGLMGLEVYHPYHSSSQIQRLEKLCDEYGILKTGGSDYHGVGSLNQFNLSLGLLEPLKQTAHRLAVSVN
- a CDS encoding sensor histidine kinase, with the translated sequence MVNVYDMETPSSVLPFSSIHNLELESTLQELSLYDVQVDINEPGIILTQKLEVNPLIPGVILTEEGQLSGMISRRRFLERLSRPYGRELFLQRSIRSLQRFSQTELLVLPGNTLIVEAAHHAVQRSPELLYEPIVVQLTENWHQLLDIQQLLVAQSHINQLTTELLRQQAQSQLIQTEKLASLGKMVAGVSHEIRNPVNCILGNSGCLSNYYQDLMKLIKTYEENTEKPCALIDDLKAEIDFEFLQQDLGEVIKSIVVSSERLSQLVNSLHSFSHVGDNYRREINIHDCIDGTLLILKNRLKQGIEVIKNYGDIPLFKCYSGQLSQVFMNLISNAIDALEEGKQNGQISPRIEIDTQVKMLSEEQIYPAQLAQLSQGNRLLYSLPTYKETIDQDILNIDVNSEWLSIQIRDNGNGIPPEIQSRIFDTFFTTKPAGKGTGLGLAISYQIISEKHGGQLNFISTLGVGTEFEILLPIF